A segment of the Bufo bufo chromosome 5, aBufBuf1.1, whole genome shotgun sequence genome:
CTTCGGAGAAATGTCTGTACGACTAGTTCCAAATCAATGTAATGCTGAGCTGTTacagtgtacctgaaatgaagactagagagGTTTGGCTACTGTGCATTATGCTACCCCACACTATAATGCCGGGAGCCGGTACGGTTTGACActcccttgtgaaggcctcttcatgatCTTGCCCGCGTGGTCTTTGAACCAATCTCCTGCTATTGTTGTGTCTGAGCCAAAAGCAGGACTCATCGCAGAAAAGaatagacctccattccagctTCTATTTttgtcttgctgtgcaccatgatagcctttgagagcggtggtgtgaggtcaatggaacacctgCAGGTGAACATCTGGCTCATAGTCCAATGTCTTGCAAACTCCTTCTGATGATTTGTGTAGACACtgccgccctaggcttgggatgtgatgtccaatttcacttgcagtacagaatggatcactatgaGTTCTTCTTCTAATCAGACGATCTGTCCATGCAGAGGTTCGCCTTTGTGCACCTCTTGCTCACATTCCAGTTCATCCTCGTTCTCCCAAACCCTGGGACATGCAAAAAGTGCTGACATCTCAGCCTAGGAACAAAGCGATCTACCGGAGTGATAAACCAAAGTCTTTCAGTTCAAGGATTTTGTCCCTCTCAGTTTGTTACAAATAGTGATTACTGGCACGTCGATGAACAGGAGACATCACACAATTATCCCACACTTCTGGTTTCTGAGGTTTCATATggctaaaaaactttgctttctATCTAGCTTTCGTGTCCTCCCCACAtgtcacagattggagctaggtgcttgaaaatttgatcatTTCCAGATCTTGGCGACACCTGCTACTACCTTGATTTCTATAACCTTACAGCTTGACCTTGGTGTTGCAGTTTCAATGTTGAGGGTTGTATTTGATCAAATACTGCCTGCGTTGTGATGACATGTTCCGGCTGCCAGACCACCACATAATTGAGTGAAGTTTCAAACTCAGTTCCTGGATACATCCCTTTATTTGGACTATAGCGGTAACAGATGAGAGCTGCATCATCCCTGTGCCCCACGTGTCTGTTTCTGGTTACAGGATGTATTTGTACTGTTCTCCAGCATCTTcagaattatatttttatatattaatgtTTTCTGCATTTGTATTCCATAGAGGGAAGAAGAAGAAACATCAAAATGGTGACCATGAAAACCTGATGAATGCGGTAAGTCAGACATTGTTTAAATAATATAGATGCAATGGCTGAGGTGTAGATTTGAAGACCTTTTGCTTCCTATAAGAGTTGGCATTAGGTGCTGTGCCCAGTTGCATAGTGGTAGTTGCCATGTACTGAAGTTACACGCCTTATATTAATTTCCTCACAATCTGATTATAGCCTTCTGACAAGGAGACACACAGCCACTCTGTGACAAGCCTAGGAACCGAAGCGCCGGCCAGTAGTTACCGGAATGGTGCTGTCAGcactggtgatggtgagtacagtgTTTCAAACTTGGAGGTAAGGCAGGGTTAGGGTCCAAtcagacgtccgtaagtgttttttgcggtccgcaaattgtggatccccaaaacacagataccggccgtgtgtgttccgcattttgcagaccgcaagtggccgtccctatgatagaaatgcctattcttgtccgcggaccgTAGATCGGAAGTatgtatgcggacagcacactgtgtgctgtctgcatctttcgcggccccattaaaatgaatgggttcgcaaaattgcagaacggatgcggagccagaattacagatgtgtgaatggacccttacacaaaGATTTTGGCTTGGTCATTGTCATGCAACCAAAGATCACTGTGTAGCAATGCAACCAATGAACTGAATGGAGTCGCAGTGCGACTTACAAGTTGCCGCGAGTCTCGCTGTGACTTCATTCAGTTCATTTGCTGAACTATTATACAATGCTCTTTGGTAGTGCAACGTTGTCACGGCCAAGATCGTCATGTAGTTccagccttaaaagggttgtttcaTCTGAGACGTTGCCACCAATATAAGATAGGTactggttccacctctgggacctgaacCTATCTCCAAAACAGGACCCCCGAAGTGAGCGGTGGCTGCGATTGCGTGGTGCAATCACACATCATTTCTATAGGACACTCGCTCAGCTTTTTTCAGAATGAACTCCTATAAAAAGGAATGAAGAGCACACTGCGAATGCAAGAAAGCAGTGATCAGGACCAAACTTTCATAGGAATATTCATTACTGATCATTGTCCGGTTGTTGGATTTTCATGCAGGAATCATCACTGCTGTATAGGGATAAATGATCGCTCCTGCAATCATTCTTCCCCATACAGATTTATTGTTTGTGGGCAGCACATGTACTACTGACCTTTTGTATCACATAAATAATCGGATCAGCAGGGCATTTATCGGGAACGAGTATTTATACATAAATTTGTTCTGGTCcgcgttaaaggaccttaatgtgTTTCCTAGTTCAAACCTAATACTTGAGTTTGTGATTTTTAGGGTGGATGTTGTGTTTCATCCTTCTTACCTTAACAATTTTTGGAGTACTTGACAGCTCACACCTTGACAGATTAGCATTTGGTGGTACTAATTTACACATCTActctgtgattatttttttttaacaccagctattattattattttcatttgaaaacttcatttttttttttaatctcacgTCTCAATAGTTTGTCAGTATCAAGTGTTCCATACTTTATTTTCCATTTTctcgtcctgttttttttttctccattttattTGCTGTAAATAAAATCtgcggaacggcgcggacagccattaatataactgcctattcttgtccgcaaaacggacgagaataggacaggttatatattttttttgcagaccataaaacggagcaacggatgcggaaagcccacagagtgctgtcagcatcttttgcggatccattgaagtgaatggttccgcgtccgagccgcaaaaactgcggctcggatgcggacccaaacagtcgtgtgaatgaggccttagaaggGTCCCTCCTTAGAAGCTGATCACAATAGGCCACCCTGCAATCAGCTGTGGAATACTGGCAGTAAATATTCCATTTTCCTGCAGCACCACCCTGGGGAAAAATTAGCCTTATACAGCACCACCGGTATTAAAAAAGGGTTTTCTCcaatgcacagcccctttaaattgTATTCCCAGTATGTGTTTTACACTACTGAGATTGAGTTTGATGCAGATTTTGGTTATTTGCAGTCTCAGAAGACAGTGCCGCTACCTGTGTTCCCGGATACGAAGATGTGCAGAGCTCTCTCCCTGACCTGTGTGATCCTCAGGACTTCACTGGAAAGTCTATGAGATGCCCTCAGGCCAGAGAGTTGCCTCAGATCCCTCCAGAGAATAACTTGGAATCTGGAAATCTTGAAGAAGACGTGCCTCTGTATAGTGAGGGCCCCTATGAGGTACTAAAAGACAGTTCTTCCCATGACAACATCATTGAGGACTCTCTCTATGAGACTGTAAAAGAACTGAAGGATATCAGCTCATCGGCCAGCTCAGAGGAAAAGAGTCTCACCATGAATATGCAGCATCTAGCAAATGCAGAGTCTAAAATGGAGGTGGTCGTTGAGTACGCCTCTGTGGACCATAATAGAAAGAGCCGTCATAGTATTAACACTCAGAGTACAGGAAGCACTCCGACCTATCAAGATGATGACATCcccccgccacttccaaaaaaacTGTTGGACGAAAACGAGAATGTGCAGAGTAAAGAAACGGAGGAAGAAAAGCAGGAGCCAGAAGGAGGGGCAAGCACAGATTGCAAGGTGAGGACTCTGTTCTTATTGTAGGAGGTGATGCTCCTACCTTGCAGGTGGCCATATCAGCACTATTGCTCGTCTAATTGTTTCTGTTGTCTAGAAAATGATGGTTACATAGACTGTAATAACCATATATCACCATAAATGAGGGCCGGTAATAACACTCTCCATGGTCACTATGGAATATGAATTACCATGTTAAACTGAACTGGAGCAAGCATGGGGAATAGGATGCCAAAGGGAGAGATTCTGATAACATCAGTTCTCCAAAGATGAGGATTCAGGGCCTGTTACTCACAATCAGCAATCTGGCTGAGATGCACTGCTCATATGACTGTAATGACTTGGTATAtaaactaagccagtttcccttcacaccagttttgatGAATTTCCTCTATGGCTTCAGTTTAGTGACTTTTATATTGTAGAGACAGAATCAGCCATTTCTTCAAATATGTTCTGATCATTACTTAAAGGGATATTTCAATTTGAgggagttatcccctatccacaggacatcTACCTAGTAGATCGGTCAGGGTTCTACTCATAGCTCGCTATCATCGGccctcccacagaaatgaatggagcagctgctTTGTCCATTTCAGAGTGCTGAGGGTCCCAGCGATAGGACCTCCACcactctaatagttatcccctatcttgtggataggggataacaatctctaaccggaatacccctttaaagggaccgTTCATGTTGAAAATGCAgtctgatctgcaggcagcatgttacagagcaggagatgCTGATCAAATTAATATACgtatttgtgggaaaagattcagcctAACTTCTCATTTATATAAATAAAGGACAAAATCAACTAATCATCTGATCAACTAAGCATCCTGGTGGTCGGTCGCTACAGATCATGAAAACTCCCTCTTTATTTATTCTGTACGGGACTACTGAAGATCACCAAGTGCCATACTCTGCTGTATCCAGCAATCCCATACagaatgaatggagaggcagcCCGCATGCATCAGGCCCCCaacgttaataagacctcagatcagaccccatatcagacccccagtgttaagaacacccccaatcagacctcagatcagaccttagaTAAGACCAAAAAAAATATCAACTCTCCTCTACTGCTCCGGATGCCACCACCGCTCCTGAGATCCAGCGCTCTTCTTGCCGCACTGTGCTGTAACCCAATGTCACAGTGTGTGAGTTCACAGAGTGCACCGATGTCCCCACGGCACAGCATACAGAGCCCTGcagcagaagaccagggagcggtgagtacagagcccgcaCATGGACCGCTGTATTCACCGCTCCCCAGTCCTGttgtactagtgagcacttccataatgaaaTCGCTCATTTGTATTCCCCCATAAgtcgcactgacattttcccccaactttggaggggtggggggtgggggggtgcgtcttataattcGAAAAATACAGGATTTAAATGACAAGTTTatactgatttttatttttacataaaactatacatcaatctgctcagctcctcctgctgtatacCATGGTGCCCGCAGATTGTATGGCATTTTCCTTGTGACAGGATCCCTATATAgttcgaaaaacggcacaactCCAACATGATCTTAGAGGGTTTGTCTGACACCTAAAGATTGATGTCCTGTACTCAGGTTATCAATAGCTGTTCTATGGAGGTCCGACTTCTGACACCCCCTTTGATCAACTGTTGGAAGAAGCAGTGCTGCTAAAGGCTTCATCCTTGCTTTCTGACATTATGTCCATCAGTCACATGGTCTTTGCGCAGCTCAgtcttattcaagtgaatggcactgagctgcaataccaagcacagcctctatacaacgTACGGCGCTGCGCCTGGTATACTaaaaagaggctgcagcacttgtctaagcgctgcagccccttcaaactACTGGTTGCTGGAGTGCTGGGAGTCGGAACCCCGCCATTCTGATATAGATCagctatcttcaggatagataAAATATATCATGATAACCCCTTTTGTGTTATTATTCTTGCTCTAGAAATGGAATTGCAAATCAGTTGGAACTTTAACCTATTTTATGATGAATCAGATATAGTACAATAGATTGCCAGACACTTACTGAAATTGCCGGGTTTTGTGATGTAAAATTCAGGTTAATTATGATGGATCCTCTGACATCTGGACATTGACCTTACACACAGTACAATTCAGGTAAATAAAGCTAGTTATTGGAGTAGTAATGAATCCGGGGTAATGATATGGTATGTGGCTTCTCCGTGGAGGAGGAGGCCGCTCATGGACTCTGCAGTTTACATATTAACCTCTCTATTAGGATTTAGAGGAAAGCCTTTGTTCTGAATCTTCAGATAATAACCCCCGAGGATTCAGGAAAGAATAAACTTGGCTTTAGCTCTTCACAgggtattgatttttttttttcttttcgtcCTTTTTTCTTTTAGAGACAGAGTTGTATATCCTACAAATCTCGGGAGGAAGACCCCTGCCTGACTGAAGACGATGTAAGTATGAAGATGACACACGCTCTGTACGCTTCATCTAGGTTTCTTCCTCACCTTGCTCTATGGAGGCATTAAAGTGGTTTGGATCCTCTTTTTTACATGATGAGCACAAAAAGATAATTAGTTATGTGCAGATGTAGTACA
Coding sequences within it:
- the PAG1 gene encoding phosphoprotein associated with glycosphingolipid-enriched microdomains 1 isoform X2 is translated as MNAPSDKETHSHSVTSLGTEAPASSYRNGAVSTGDVSEDSAATCVPGYEDVQSSLPDLCDPQDFTGKSMRCPQARELPQIPPENNLESGNLEEDVPLYSEGPYEVLKDSSSHDNIIEDSLYETVKELKDISSSASSEEKSLTMNMQHLANAESKMEVVVEYASVDHNRKSRHSINTQSTGSTPTYQDDDIPPPLPKKLLDENENVQSKETEEEKQEPEGGASTDCKRQSCISYKSREEDPCLTEDDISAMYSRVSRTGQSLRLQEDLSHYSYIQDVEISPTACNGTYATVRDIDKSPNLIGLPAAMDTVNGGPDPEYEAIAALSHEEDRTITFSQSCQGVLQHGESDYESIGDLQQNGDYTRL
- the PAG1 gene encoding phosphoprotein associated with glycosphingolipid-enriched microdomains 1 isoform X1; amino-acid sequence: MAPILQRLAGGWELSSEQVLLISYGGVAVVSTLVIIAVLVFFCSSCDRGKKKKHQNGDHENLMNAPSDKETHSHSVTSLGTEAPASSYRNGAVSTGDVSEDSAATCVPGYEDVQSSLPDLCDPQDFTGKSMRCPQARELPQIPPENNLESGNLEEDVPLYSEGPYEVLKDSSSHDNIIEDSLYETVKELKDISSSASSEEKSLTMNMQHLANAESKMEVVVEYASVDHNRKSRHSINTQSTGSTPTYQDDDIPPPLPKKLLDENENVQSKETEEEKQEPEGGASTDCKRQSCISYKSREEDPCLTEDDISAMYSRVSRTGQSLRLQEDLSHYSYIQDVEISPTACNGTYATVRDIDKSPNLIGLPAAMDTVNGGPDPEYEAIAALSHEEDRTITFSQSCQGVLQHGESDYESIGDLQQNGDYTRL